The Porphyrobacter sp. HT-58-2 genome has a window encoding:
- a CDS encoding LacI family DNA-binding transcriptional regulator, translating into MNGGPKRRPTSFDVAERAGVSQPTVSRALSGSPAIAEATRRKVIAAAEALGYFVDERAARLRRGSTGTLAVVVICREGDSASSINPFAYALLGSVCVAASERGFETLVSFQAREQDFLGHYQEQGRADGLVVIGTTTNRQAWEYFRSLESETRRVAYWGSPFDELEWVRSDNHAAGVLAVEHLLGAGYRRPCFLGALNTPQVQFTERYEGYAQAMRAAGLEPCLAPTVNAATREEEGRRAARRLIERGEEVDAVFAACDAMALGAIEAFAAADIAVPGAVGVIGFDDLVAGRFSRPPLTTIAPDPAEAGAALVEAVLEDAVEARRRVPVKLIVRGSTAR; encoded by the coding sequence ATGAACGGGGGACCGAAGAGACGGCCGACATCCTTCGATGTGGCGGAGCGGGCGGGCGTCAGCCAGCCGACCGTCAGCCGGGCGCTGTCCGGCTCCCCTGCGATTGCCGAGGCGACCCGCCGCAAGGTGATCGCAGCGGCAGAGGCGCTGGGCTATTTCGTCGATGAACGCGCCGCCCGGCTGCGCCGCGGTTCGACCGGCACGCTCGCGGTGGTGGTGATCTGCCGCGAAGGCGACAGCGCGTCGAGCATCAACCCCTTCGCCTATGCCCTGCTGGGGAGCGTGTGTGTGGCTGCGTCCGAACGCGGGTTCGAGACGCTGGTGAGCTTTCAGGCGCGCGAGCAGGATTTCTTGGGCCATTATCAGGAACAGGGCCGGGCCGATGGGCTGGTGGTGATCGGCACCACCACCAACAGGCAAGCGTGGGAATATTTCCGGTCGCTGGAGAGCGAGACCCGCCGGGTCGCCTATTGGGGATCGCCCTTCGACGAGCTCGAATGGGTGCGGTCCGACAACCACGCTGCGGGGGTTCTGGCGGTCGAACACCTGCTGGGCGCAGGCTATCGCCGCCCGTGCTTTCTCGGCGCGCTGAACACGCCGCAGGTGCAGTTCACCGAACGTTATGAAGGCTATGCCCAGGCCATGCGCGCCGCCGGGCTGGAGCCGTGTCTTGCCCCGACGGTCAATGCCGCCACCCGCGAGGAGGAAGGCCGCCGCGCCGCGCGCCGGTTGATCGAGCGGGGCGAGGAAGTGGACGCGGTGTTCGCCGCCTGCGACGCGATGGCGCTGGGCGCGATCGAAGCCTTTGCCGCTGCCGATATCGCCGTTCCCGGCGCGGTGGGCGTGATCGGCTTCGATGATCTGGTCGCCGGCCGCTTCAGCCGCCCGCCGCTCACCACCATCGCCCCCGACCCGGCCGAAGCGGGCGCGGCGCTGGTCGAGGCGGTGCTGGAGGATGCCGTCGAGGCCCGCCGCCGCGTGCCGGTCAAGCTGATCGTGCGCGGCAGTACCGCGCGCTGA
- a CDS encoding phosphoenolpyruvate carboxylase: protein MKTLAALEARLGELHQRTRETPLFNPVFQLSLDLSRALEGGEVSLDDLTHLVTELECEGLKARAHKLRSLLAPAAETAPLAGDEDDFETFAARWQRPHLHVVFTAHPTFLLTPAQAKAVAAAASGTGAVDDAACAVPATRTPVTLAHEHDAAMAAMAQAQDARDVIVARLLTEAQSRWPKEWRSLRPLPFRFASWVGYDMDGRTDIGWHTSIAFRLAEKAERLARYTASLEALDAAHPLLATMKPAAAFAAARAEDFAGDLSSAEALADAANRLTTHSPDNLLSLAPIIAALETEAEGAPSERAVRLLTLAASMRADGLGMGWIHFRVNAKQLHNAVRRRLPEGEVIDLASKGAIVTLRRMVDEAAPLRTNFAALATESSTAIRQFLAMAQIVKHIDADAPIRMLVAECEQPATVLAALYFAKLFGVEDKVDVSPLFETETALEHGGRFLDALLAEPAYRAYARQRGRVAVQTGFSDAGRFVGQIPASLAIERLQGRLAEAMAANGLGDVAALVFNTHGESMGRGAHPASFRDRLEWPLSPWARRRFARAGIRLEPEVSFQGGDGYLFFATADLALATLTRIAELRPAETDLAAPADPFYHRTDLSLDFYRAIKEHQGDHLASRTYSRAVTAFGLGLLNPTGSRVSRRQSDINADREMSLRQIRAIPHNAILQQLGYPVNVIAGIGSAAEANREEIAALLVESPRGGQIMRLVQAANALGSIKTVAAYGELFNSAYWASRTYRGTESHLSESCAALAEYLVGDDRTGVFRRLASRLRIDAIKLHRLLDLLPGEAPDEGREHVRRRIGVLQALRLALLQHMFLKAVAVPAFSRANDISRRDVIEMVLTLRVEEALAQLRRAFPVRVPGPRDFPLDEPSDYPDGGEEGYGAIERDFITPIARSHELSLRIATAIANEFGAHG from the coding sequence ATGAAAACCCTTGCCGCCCTCGAAGCCCGGCTGGGCGAATTGCACCAGCGCACGCGGGAAACCCCGCTGTTCAACCCGGTGTTCCAGCTTTCGCTCGATCTGTCGCGCGCGCTGGAAGGAGGCGAAGTCAGCCTTGATGACCTCACCCATCTGGTAACGGAGCTGGAATGCGAAGGGCTGAAGGCGCGCGCGCACAAGCTGCGCAGCCTGTTGGCTCCGGCTGCTGAAACCGCGCCGCTTGCAGGCGATGAGGACGATTTCGAAACCTTCGCCGCTCGCTGGCAGCGGCCGCATTTGCACGTCGTATTCACGGCGCATCCGACCTTCCTGCTCACACCTGCGCAGGCGAAAGCCGTTGCCGCAGCTGCGTCGGGAACCGGCGCGGTCGATGACGCTGCCTGCGCCGTTCCGGCAACGCGCACGCCGGTCACGCTGGCACATGAGCATGACGCAGCGATGGCAGCAATGGCGCAGGCACAGGATGCGCGCGATGTAATCGTCGCGCGGTTGCTGACCGAAGCCCAGTCTCGCTGGCCGAAGGAATGGCGCAGCCTGCGCCCGTTGCCGTTCCGCTTTGCCAGCTGGGTCGGCTACGACATGGACGGTCGTACCGATATCGGCTGGCATACCTCGATTGCCTTCCGTCTCGCCGAAAAGGCCGAACGGCTGGCGCGCTACACCGCCAGTCTGGAGGCTCTCGATGCCGCCCACCCCCTGCTCGCCACGATGAAGCCCGCTGCGGCCTTTGCCGCTGCCCGGGCAGAGGATTTCGCAGGCGACCTCTCGAGCGCAGAGGCGCTGGCCGACGCTGCCAACCGGTTGACGACCCACAGCCCCGACAACCTGCTTTCGCTTGCGCCGATCATCGCCGCGCTGGAGACCGAGGCAGAGGGTGCGCCATCCGAACGCGCAGTGCGCCTTCTCACGCTCGCGGCGTCGATGCGCGCCGACGGGCTTGGCATGGGCTGGATCCACTTCCGGGTGAACGCCAAGCAGCTCCACAATGCCGTCCGCCGTCGTCTGCCCGAAGGCGAGGTCATCGACCTGGCCAGCAAGGGCGCGATCGTCACCCTGCGCCGCATGGTCGATGAAGCGGCGCCTCTGCGCACCAATTTCGCTGCGCTGGCGACGGAAAGTTCGACCGCAATCCGCCAGTTCCTCGCCATGGCGCAGATTGTGAAGCACATTGATGCCGATGCGCCGATCCGGATGCTGGTGGCCGAGTGCGAACAGCCCGCCACGGTGCTCGCCGCGCTCTATTTCGCCAAGCTGTTCGGGGTGGAGGACAAGGTCGATGTCTCACCCCTGTTCGAGACCGAGACCGCGCTGGAACATGGCGGGCGGTTCCTCGATGCGTTGCTGGCAGAACCGGCCTATCGCGCCTATGCGCGGCAACGGGGCCGCGTGGCGGTGCAGACCGGGTTTTCGGACGCCGGGCGCTTTGTCGGGCAGATTCCGGCGAGCCTTGCCATCGAGCGCCTTCAGGGCCGTCTTGCCGAGGCGATGGCAGCCAATGGCCTCGGCGATGTGGCGGCGCTGGTGTTCAACACCCATGGCGAGAGCATGGGCCGCGGCGCGCATCCGGCAAGCTTTCGTGACCGGCTCGAATGGCCGCTCTCCCCCTGGGCGCGGCGGCGCTTTGCGCGGGCTGGCATCCGGCTGGAGCCCGAGGTCAGTTTCCAGGGCGGCGACGGCTACCTGTTCTTCGCCACGGCGGACCTGGCGCTGGCGACGCTCACCCGCATCGCCGAACTGCGTCCGGCCGAAACCGATCTCGCCGCACCGGCCGATCCGTTTTACCACCGCACCGACCTGAGCCTCGATTTCTACCGCGCAATCAAGGAGCATCAGGGCGATCACCTCGCCAGCCGCACCTATTCCCGCGCGGTGACCGCATTCGGGCTGGGCCTGCTCAACCCCACCGGCAGCCGTGTTTCCCGCCGCCAATCGGACATCAACGCCGACCGCGAGATGAGCCTCAGGCAGATCCGCGCGATCCCGCACAATGCGATCCTCCAGCAGCTCGGCTACCCCGTCAACGTCATCGCCGGGATCGGCAGCGCAGCCGAAGCCAACCGCGAGGAAATCGCTGCTTTACTTGTAGAATCTCCGCGCGGAGGACAGATCATGCGGCTGGTGCAGGCGGCCAATGCGCTCGGCAGCATCAAGACCGTGGCGGCCTATGGCGAGCTGTTCAACTCGGCCTATTGGGCCAGCCGCACCTATCGCGGGACCGAGAGCCACCTTTCGGAAAGCTGTGCCGCGCTCGCGGAATACCTTGTCGGCGATGACCGGACGGGGGTGTTCCGGCGCCTCGCCTCACGCCTTCGGATCGACGCGATCAAGCTTCACCGCCTGCTCGACCTGCTGCCCGGCGAAGCCCCCGACGAGGGCCGCGAGCATGTGCGTCGCCGCATCGGCGTGTTGCAGGCGCTGCGGCTGGCGCTGCTCCAGCACATGTTCCTGAAAGCGGTTGCCGTCCCCGCCTTCAGCCGAGCGAACGACATCAGCCGCCGCGATGTGATCGAGATGGTGCTGACCTTGCGGGTGGAGGAAGCGCTCGCGCAATTGCGGCGCGCCTTCCCCGTCAGGGTGCCCGGCCCGCGCGACTTCCCGCTGGACGAGCCTTCCGACTATCCCGACGGCGGCGAGGAAGGCTATGGCGCGATCGAGCGCGATTTCATCACCCCGATTGCGCGTTCGCACGAACTGAGCCTGCGCATTGCCACCGCCATCGCGAACGAGTTCGGCGCGCACGGGTAA
- a CDS encoding glucokinase produces the protein MQDVVVVDIGGTHARFAIASIGGDGAISLDEPETLHTADHASFQTAWEAFRTRKGGTLPAAVSMAIAGPVGSPGNPNPVIRFTNNPWIIRPALINEKLGVERFTLVNDFAAVAHAVARADDSQFLHLAGPDQPLGREGTISVIGPGTGLGVAHLYRSASGDYRVQATEGGHIDFAPLDSIEDAILARLRQRHIRVSVERVVAGPAIVDIYEALAALEGRSVPELDAITIWGLGTSGEDSLAAAAVDRFCLSLGSVAGDLALAQGGFAGVVIAGGLGYRIRETLLSSGFGSRFKAKGRFESLMNAIPVKLIVHPQPGLFGAAAAFASEHA, from the coding sequence ATGCAGGACGTTGTGGTGGTCGATATCGGCGGGACCCATGCCCGCTTCGCCATTGCCAGCATCGGCGGCGATGGCGCGATCAGTCTCGACGAACCCGAAACGCTCCACACTGCCGATCACGCCAGCTTCCAGACCGCATGGGAAGCCTTCCGCACCCGCAAGGGCGGCACGCTGCCTGCGGCGGTCAGCATGGCGATTGCAGGACCGGTCGGCAGCCCCGGCAACCCCAATCCGGTGATCCGTTTCACCAACAATCCGTGGATCATCCGCCCCGCGCTCATCAATGAAAAGCTTGGGGTCGAACGCTTCACCCTCGTCAATGACTTCGCCGCCGTGGCCCATGCCGTGGCGCGGGCGGACGACAGCCAGTTCCTGCACCTTGCCGGCCCCGACCAGCCGCTCGGCCGTGAGGGCACAATCAGCGTGATCGGACCAGGCACCGGGCTTGGCGTGGCACATCTCTATCGCTCCGCGAGTGGCGATTACCGGGTGCAGGCGACCGAGGGCGGGCATATCGACTTTGCCCCGCTCGACTCCATCGAGGATGCGATCCTCGCCCGCCTGCGCCAAAGGCATATCCGCGTCTCGGTCGAGCGCGTGGTGGCAGGCCCCGCCATTGTCGACATCTACGAAGCCCTCGCCGCCCTGGAAGGGCGCAGCGTGCCGGAGCTGGATGCCATCACCATCTGGGGCCTCGGCACCAGCGGCGAGGACTCGCTGGCCGCCGCCGCCGTTGACCGGTTCTGCCTGTCACTGGGTTCGGTTGCGGGCGATCTCGCGCTGGCGCAGGGCGGCTTTGCCGGCGTCGTGATCGCAGGCGGCCTCGGCTACCGTATCCGCGAGACGCTGCTCTCGTCGGGCTTCGGGTCGCGGTTCAAGGCCAAGGGACGGTTCGAAAGCCTGATGAACGCGATCCCGGTCAAGCTCATTGTCCACCCCCAGCCGGGCCTGTTCGGCGCGGCCGCTGCCTTTGCCTCGGAACACGCATGA
- a CDS encoding S46 family peptidase, translating into MKKFLLAGASALMLSAPAIVQAEEGMWLPSQTGAIADQMKAAGLELDAKTLGDLQRPPLTAIASLGGCSAAFLSPEGLVATNHHCVAGSLQYNSSPENDYLADGFLAKTLADEIPAAPGSRIYVIEDLRDVTAAMLKGADKLDGRARYDRLQANRQALVEACEKQANRRCDVRAYFGGAQYWLQQQLEIKDVRLAYAPAAGVGNFGGEKDNWMWPRHTGDFAFYRAYVAPDGSSAAFSKDNVPFKPKAFLPIAKQGVKEGDFIMVAGFPGTTERLRTAEEARFNFEELYPYQQRRLTEYGDLIDALTAGNQAATIAYAATLQGVENYEKKIAGQLAGADAISLTQKKQAEEAGFRAWIKADPKRQAQYGPALAELDRLIGESNAEALADAKRGMLSRSQLYGAARQLYRWANEQAKPDKDREPGYQERDRAFVTQGMQRIERRFVAEIDKAIWAEGIGEYRTLPADKRNASFDAFMEGRDLDAMYAATELGDTTKRMEWLGKSVADFKASSDPFIQLAVATYDEAMAKEAEAKANSGNVQKARSKVMEARLAYAASQGKTMYPDANGSLRFTYGKVTGKAVDGQIWTPFTTAEGIVAKHTGRGEFDAPETMIALIKAKDYGRYVAPELGTLPVDYLSTVDITNGNSGSSTLNARGEFVGLAFDGTIEGVVADWMYDPTINRTIHVDSRFMLWTMEKVDGATRLLEEMGVTAQ; encoded by the coding sequence ATGAAGAAGTTTCTCCTTGCCGGTGCCAGCGCCCTGATGCTGTCCGCGCCCGCCATCGTGCAGGCCGAAGAAGGCATGTGGCTGCCGAGCCAGACCGGCGCGATTGCCGATCAGATGAAGGCCGCCGGGCTTGAACTGGATGCCAAGACCCTTGGCGATCTGCAGCGTCCGCCGCTCACTGCGATTGCATCGCTGGGTGGCTGTTCTGCGGCGTTCCTGTCGCCAGAGGGTCTGGTCGCGACCAACCACCACTGCGTTGCGGGATCGCTCCAGTACAATTCGTCGCCCGAGAACGATTACCTCGCCGATGGCTTCCTTGCGAAGACGCTGGCCGATGAAATTCCCGCAGCGCCGGGCAGCCGCATCTATGTGATCGAAGACCTGCGCGATGTGACCGCCGCCATGCTCAAGGGCGCCGACAAGCTCGATGGCCGCGCCCGTTACGACCGTTTGCAGGCCAACCGCCAGGCGCTGGTCGAAGCGTGCGAAAAGCAGGCCAACCGCCGCTGCGACGTTCGCGCCTATTTCGGCGGTGCGCAGTACTGGCTCCAGCAGCAGCTTGAAATCAAGGACGTGCGCCTCGCCTATGCCCCGGCGGCGGGCGTCGGCAATTTCGGCGGCGAGAAGGACAACTGGATGTGGCCGCGCCACACCGGCGACTTCGCTTTCTACCGTGCCTACGTCGCGCCTGATGGCTCGTCCGCTGCGTTCAGCAAGGACAACGTGCCGTTCAAGCCCAAGGCTTTCCTGCCAATCGCCAAACAGGGCGTGAAGGAGGGCGACTTCATCATGGTCGCCGGTTTCCCCGGCACCACCGAACGTCTTCGCACTGCCGAGGAAGCGCGCTTCAATTTTGAAGAACTTTACCCCTATCAACAGCGCAGGCTGACCGAATATGGGGATCTGATCGACGCGCTGACAGCGGGCAATCAGGCGGCAACCATCGCCTATGCCGCAACGCTTCAGGGCGTCGAGAATTACGAGAAGAAGATCGCCGGGCAGCTGGCAGGCGCCGATGCCATTTCGCTGACCCAGAAGAAGCAAGCCGAAGAGGCGGGTTTCCGCGCCTGGATCAAGGCCGATCCCAAGCGCCAGGCACAATATGGCCCGGCGCTGGCCGAACTCGACCGGCTGATCGGGGAAAGCAACGCCGAGGCGCTGGCCGATGCCAAGCGCGGCATGCTGAGCCGCAGCCAGCTTTATGGTGCAGCCCGCCAGCTTTACCGCTGGGCCAATGAACAGGCCAAGCCCGACAAGGATCGCGAACCCGGCTATCAGGAGCGCGACCGTGCTTTTGTGACACAGGGCATGCAGCGGATCGAGCGTCGCTTTGTCGCTGAAATCGACAAGGCGATCTGGGCAGAAGGTATCGGCGAATATCGCACCCTGCCCGCAGACAAGCGCAACGCCAGCTTCGATGCCTTCATGGAAGGCCGCGATCTTGATGCGATGTATGCGGCAACCGAACTGGGCGACACCACCAAGCGCATGGAGTGGCTCGGCAAGTCTGTCGCCGATTTCAAGGCGTCAAGCGATCCCTTCATCCAGCTCGCGGTCGCCACCTATGACGAGGCAATGGCAAAGGAAGCCGAAGCAAAGGCCAATTCCGGCAATGTCCAGAAGGCCCGCTCCAAGGTCATGGAAGCCCGCCTCGCCTATGCTGCCTCGCAGGGCAAGACCATGTATCCGGACGCCAACGGCTCGCTACGCTTCACCTATGGCAAGGTGACCGGCAAGGCGGTTGACGGCCAGATCTGGACGCCCTTCACCACGGCGGAAGGGATCGTTGCCAAGCACACCGGGCGCGGCGAATTCGATGCGCCCGAGACGATGATCGCGCTGATCAAGGCCAAGGATTACGGCCGCTATGTCGCCCCCGAACTCGGTACGCTGCCGGTTGACTATCTTTCGACTGTCGACATCACCAACGGCAACTCGGGCTCATCGACGCTGAACGCACGCGGTGAATTCGTCGGCCTTGCCTTCGACGGCACGATCGAGGGCGTGGTCGCCGACTGGATGTACGATCCGACCATCAACCGCACCATCCACGTCGATAGCCGCTTCATGCTGTGGACCATGGAAAAGGTCGACGGCGCGACCCGCCTGCTTGAGGAAATGGGCGTCACGGCCCAATAG
- a CDS encoding DUF1826 domain-containing protein: protein MATLLARTSQSADHPAVLDAIGETDCSLAIWERAPFADFAALVEGDPADLRFECTPADCAAMLAAGLQANGFGGEALHPALAADAAQLAERFCAALNLARLELRLEVVRTDSCRKWHADYVTARLITTYVGEGTDWLDESNADRVAAGQEPLNPQRLRTFDVGLFKGKLATERPAIHRSPPIAGTGAVRLLLVLNPASRLFVEGG from the coding sequence ATGGCCACACTTCTTGCCCGCACGAGCCAATCAGCCGATCATCCCGCCGTGCTTGACGCCATCGGCGAAACTGATTGCAGTCTGGCAATCTGGGAGCGCGCGCCGTTCGCCGACTTCGCGGCGCTGGTGGAAGGCGATCCAGCCGACCTGCGGTTCGAATGCACACCCGCCGACTGTGCCGCCATGCTGGCCGCAGGGCTGCAGGCAAACGGCTTCGGTGGCGAGGCGCTTCACCCTGCTCTGGCAGCAGATGCAGCACAATTGGCGGAGCGGTTCTGCGCCGCATTGAACCTTGCCCGGCTGGAACTGCGACTGGAGGTGGTGCGCACCGATTCCTGCCGAAAATGGCACGCAGACTATGTCACCGCGCGGCTGATCACCACCTATGTTGGCGAAGGCACCGACTGGCTTGACGAAAGCAATGCTGATCGGGTCGCGGCAGGGCAGGAACCCTTGAACCCTCAGCGGCTCCGCACCTTTGACGTGGGCTTGTTCAAGGGCAAGCTTGCCACTGAACGGCCCGCGATCCACCGCTCGCCCCCGATCGCCGGGACAGGCGCGGTGCGGCTGCTGTTGGTGCTCAACCCCGCCAGTCGGCTGTTCGTCGAAGGGGGCTGA
- a CDS encoding radical SAM protein has translation MWTYHPELLATPVPRYTSYPTAADFGPLQDGAIERAIAGAEGDVSLYLHIPFCEKICYYCGCNTGASGKRARVETYLDALHQELATAASLLPAGARVRRVAFGGGSPNAIQPSEFLALVDALHAHFPLFATEWSIELDPRSLTPDWGPVLGEVGITRASMGVQTFAAHCQKAIGREQSLTMICRSVELLRRAGVTSLNFDLMYGLPHQSEADLEDSLEQTVKIGAERVAVFGYAHVPHLVPRQAMIPEDALPGAAARFAMAAQAHGFLAASGYEAIGFDHFALPHDPMARVTRGGTLRRNFQGFTDDQADVLIGLGATAISGFPGLLAQNEKHNGRYRQMSGEGRLSANHGIIRSPEDQRRGAVIEALLCRGEALLPGDLAAAAADRLTPFIDAGLASFDGARLAILPGGLPYARVIAALFDSYRAQTIRKFSSAI, from the coding sequence ATGTGGACCTATCACCCCGAACTCCTCGCCACGCCGGTGCCGCGTTACACCAGCTATCCCACAGCCGCCGATTTCGGCCCCTTGCAAGACGGCGCGATCGAGCGCGCCATCGCCGGGGCGGAGGGGGACGTATCGCTCTACCTGCACATCCCGTTTTGCGAGAAGATCTGCTATTACTGCGGCTGCAACACCGGCGCATCGGGCAAGCGGGCGCGGGTGGAAACCTATCTTGATGCGCTGCATCAGGAGCTGGCCACGGCCGCCAGCCTGCTGCCTGCGGGCGCAAGGGTGCGCCGGGTCGCCTTTGGCGGCGGCAGCCCCAATGCCATCCAGCCAAGCGAATTCCTTGCGCTGGTGGATGCGCTCCACGCCCATTTCCCGCTGTTTGCCACCGAATGGTCGATCGAGCTTGATCCACGCAGCCTCACGCCCGATTGGGGGCCGGTGCTGGGCGAGGTCGGCATCACCCGCGCCAGCATGGGGGTGCAGACCTTCGCTGCCCATTGCCAGAAGGCGATCGGGCGCGAACAGTCGCTGACGATGATCTGCCGCAGCGTCGAGCTCTTGCGCCGTGCGGGCGTGACCTCGCTCAACTTCGATCTGATGTACGGCTTGCCGCACCAGAGCGAAGCCGATCTTGAGGACAGTCTGGAACAGACCGTCAAGATCGGGGCCGAGCGGGTCGCCGTGTTCGGCTATGCCCATGTCCCGCACCTTGTCCCGCGGCAGGCGATGATCCCTGAAGATGCCCTGCCAGGCGCGGCGGCGCGCTTTGCCATGGCCGCACAGGCGCACGGGTTCCTCGCCGCCAGCGGCTATGAAGCGATCGGCTTCGATCACTTCGCCCTGCCCCACGATCCGATGGCGCGCGTTACCCGCGGCGGCACCCTGCGCCGCAATTTCCAGGGCTTCACCGATGATCAGGCCGATGTGCTGATCGGGCTCGGCGCAACCGCGATCAGCGGCTTTCCGGGCCTGCTCGCCCAGAACGAGAAACACAATGGCCGTTACCGCCAGATGTCGGGCGAAGGACGCTTGTCGGCGAACCATGGCATCATCCGCAGCCCCGAAGACCAGCGCCGCGGTGCGGTGATCGAGGCGCTGCTGTGCCGCGGCGAGGCGCTGCTGCCGGGCGATCTGGCAGCGGCTGCGGCAGACCGGCTCACGCCCTTCATCGACGCAGGGCTCGCCAGCTTTGATGGCGCCCGGCTGGCAATCCTGCCCGGCGGTCTGCCCTATGCCCGCGTGATTGCTGCCCTGTTCGACAGCTACCGCGCGCAGACCATCCGCAAGTTCAGCTCTGCCATCTGA
- the ccoS gene encoding cbb3-type cytochrome oxidase assembly protein CcoS, with product MTGLAFLIPIALGMGLLGLVAFLWSMRHGQYDDMDGAANRILIDDEELGEDEA from the coding sequence ATGACCGGCCTTGCCTTCCTGATCCCGATTGCGCTCGGCATGGGGTTGCTCGGCCTTGTCGCCTTCCTGTGGTCGATGCGGCACGGCCAGTATGACGACATGGACGGCGCAGCCAATCGCATCCTGATCGACGATGAGGAACTTGGGGAGGACGAGGCATGA